One segment of Rosa chinensis cultivar Old Blush chromosome 6, RchiOBHm-V2, whole genome shotgun sequence DNA contains the following:
- the LOC112171450 gene encoding LOW QUALITY PROTEIN: CEN-like protein 1 (The sequence of the model RefSeq protein was modified relative to this genomic sequence to represent the inferred CDS: deleted 1 base in 1 codon; substituted 1 base at 1 genomic stop codon) encodes METLTLGRVVXEVVDMTFTPTVKMDVIYSCNKQVSNGHEIMPSIITAKPRIDIGGEDMSAAYTLIMTDPDFPSPSDPYLREHLHQLVTDIPGTTDVSFGREVVEYETLKPVVGIHHYVFLLFKQARGRQTVRVLASRDNFNTRQFSQGNGLGLLVAAVYFNTQREITTRRRFGIFGIQIKK; translated from the exons ATGGAAACCCTAACTCTTGGAAGAGTGGTATGAGAGGTTGTGGACATG ACGTTCACCCCAACTGTGAAAATGGATGTAATTTACAGTTGCAACAAACAAGTATCTAATGGCCATGAGATCATGCCTTCTATCATTACTGCTAAGCCTCGCATCGACATCGGAGGTGAAGATATGAGCGCTGCTTATACATTGATTATGACAGACCCTGATTTCCCAAGCCCCAGTGATCCATACTTGAGAGAACATCTCCACCAGTTGGTGACAGACATTCCTGGTACCACTGATGTCTCCTTTGGAAGAGAAGTTGTGGAGTATGAAACTCTGAAACCGGTGGTGGGGATTCACCATTACGTGTTCTTGCTGTTCAAGCAAGCTAGAGGAAGGCAGACGGTGAGAGTTCTGGCATCGCGGGACAACTTTAACACAAGACAGTTTTCACAAGGGAATGGTCTTGGCCTGCTTGTAGCTGCTGTCTACTTCAATACACAAAGAGAGATTACTACCAGAAGAAGATTTGGAATTTTTGGAATTCaaattaaaaagtaa
- the LOC112172127 gene encoding GPI transamidase component PIG-T has protein sequence MALLFLLLRPVLLLSLFHFGPISQSQAASGSPAGEDFSEELLLRPLPDRKLLAHFHFQSRAPHTSSDGRHHHLFPKAISQLVQKFHVKEMELSFTQGRWNYDQWGGFDPISSSNAKPPGVELWAVFDVPHEQVDDSWKNLTHALSGLFCASINFLESSTTYSAPDWGYRPDSGSLRYGSLPREAVCTENLTPWLKLLPCRDKAGLSTLMHRPSIYKGYYHSQRLRLTSSEFEPEGVGSGIVLEQTLTVVVQPSSQRTVRSYSHETKLQPSWSLTSIFGRKVSSRCVLAKSSIVYLQLDGSLVAELDSLQKENKISSADNYVSEGVRSNACFEVSVKPDRVLKELKGVEKKSPSVLYEFSIDKYNESGPFDLGLTWKVPVAWSCQKAPLHVSRFLMGSGNERGAIAISLRSTELTDELLHTKTSEGTCKLEVKIFQVVPWYIKVYFHTLQVFVNEEPQAVSDVVEKMRVSPSVDKLSPGVMEMLLKFPCGMKSAAITLEFDKGFLHIDEYPPDANQGFDIPSAIISFPNFHTSMQFLKDDSSDKSAILSKFEENSAVLAYTEVLLVPLTTPDFSMPYNVITITCTVCALYFGSLLNVLRRRVGEEERLENKEKQPGWLRQLLFRLYAKITGRPLEAVGSTSTSSSSSSSKLGFIILVAGIAVFWQVYYG, from the exons ATggcccttctctttcttcttctcagaCCCGTCCTCCTACTCTCCCTCTTTCATTTTGGCCCAATTTCTCAATCCCAAGCTGCCTCAGGATCCCCCGCCGGTGAAGATTTCTCCGAGGAGTTGCTGCTGAGACCATTGCCGGATCGGAAACTGCTCGCCCACTTCCACTTCCAAAGCCGAGCCCCTCATACCAGCTCCGATGGTCGTCACCACCACCTCTTCCCCAAAGCCATATCTCAGCTG GTTCAGAAATTTCATGTTAAGGAAATGGAGTTATCTTTCACACAAGGACGCTGGAATTATGATCAGTGGGGTGGGTTTGATCCCATATCAAGCAGCAATGCGAAACCTCCTGGAGTTGAGTTGTGGGCTGTATTTGATGTCCCTCATGAACAGGTGGATGATTCCTGGAAGAATTTAACCCATGCTCTTTCAGGTCTCTTCTGTGCTTCAATCAACTTTCTAGAATCTTCTACAACATATTCTGCTCCTGACTGGGGTTATCGCCCAGATTCAGGCAGCCTGAGGTATGGTTCATTGCCCCGTGAGGCTGTTTGCACTGAGAACCTAACACCCTGGCTGAAGCTCCTTCCTTGTCGAGATAAAGCTGGGCTCTCTACATTAATGCATAGACCATCTATCTACAAGGGATATTATCATTCACAGCGGTTGCGCTTGACATCAAGTGAATTTGAACCAGAGGGGGTAGGCTCCGGCATTGTCCTGGAACAAACACTCACAGTGGTTGTACAGCCTTCTAGTCAGAGAACTGTGAGGAGCTATTCTCATGAAACAAAATTGCAACCTAGCTGGTCCTTGACTTCAATTTTTGGAAGGAAGGTCAGTAGTAGATGTGTTCTTGCCAAGTCTTCCATTGTATACCTTCAGCTTGATGGCAGTCTAGTTGCTGAACTGGATAGCTTGCAGAAAGAAAATAAGATATCTAGTGCTGATAATTATGTATCTGAAGGTGTTAGGAGCAATGCTTGCTTTGAAGTATCTGTTAAGCCTGATAGGGTGTTAAAAGAACTGAAAGGTGTTGAAAAAAAGAGCCCATCTGTTCTGTATGAATTTTCTATTGACAAGTACAATGAGTCTGGGCCGTTTGATTTAGGCCTAACTTGGAAGGTTCCTGTAGCTTGGTCCTGTCAGAAAGCACCATTACATGTTAGTAGGTTCTTGATGGGAAGTGGGAATGAGAGGGGTGCTATTGCAATATCCTTGAGATCTACGGAATTGACTGATGAGCTATTGCATACTAAAACAAGTGAAGGCACGTGCAAATTGGAAGTAAAAATTTTTCAGGTTGTGCCTTGGTATATCAAGGTTTATTTTCATACACTGCAAGTGTTTGTTAATGAAGAACCTCAAGCGGTTTCAGATGTTGTTGAAAAGATGCGTGTTTCTCCCTCTGTAGACAAGTTGTCACCTGGGGTTATGGAGATGCTTCTGAAATTCCCTTGTGGAATGAAATCAGCGGCAATAACTTTAGAGTTTGATAAG GGGTTTTTGCATATTGATGAATATCCTCCAGATGCCAATCAGGGATTTGATATTCCATCAGCCATAATAAGCTTTCCCAACTTCCATACAAGTATGCAGTTTTTGAAAGATGATTCTTCGGATAAGTCTGCCATCTTATCAAAATTTGAG GAAAATAGCGCTGTTCTGGCATACACAGAAGTATTACTTGTACCCTTGACAACTCCCGATTTTAGCATGCCGTACAATGTTATCACAATTACATGTACTGTATGTGCTTTGTATTTTGGTTCCTTGCTCAATGTACTTCGAAGACGGGTTGGTGAGGAGGAAAGATTGGAGAACAAAG AGAAGCAACCTGGTTGGCTTCGTCAGCTGCTATTCAGGCTATATGCCAAGATCACTGGAAGACCATTGGAGGCCGTTGGGTCAACCTCCACTTCATCATCCTCCAGCAGTTCAAAACTAGGATTCATTATACTAGTGGCTGGAATTGCTGTCTTTTGGCAAGTTTATTATGGATGA
- the LOC112172128 gene encoding uncharacterized protein LOC112172128: MSENKARTIKLFCPSVLSTARVLVAPLEQRLDLGSIARTFGLDPSTVKLNGHFISRGTDLVASSVTWKSLLSFFSAKGLSTGENDANPLVVDGKLCKVGNKRRGHDAVKTIGYVTEDEDSKHSKKTRTGDPGCGVPSYNGICSKRKQLPEDLNLLKKLKINETNPDNKGRSRDLCNNISNTKTQFGCSYTSGQAKRMREDEAVEVSPWKKMR; encoded by the exons ATGTCAGAAAACAAAGCCAGAACGATCAAGCTGTTCTGCCCATCGGTTCTGAGCACAGCCCGAGTACTGGTGGCACCGTTGGAGCAGAGGCTGGACTTGGGCTCCATAGCCCGGACGTTTGGGCTCGACCCATCGACGGTGAAGCTCAACGGCCACTTCATCAGCAGAGGAACCGACCTCGTCGCCTCCTCAGTCACATGGAAGTCcctcctctctttcttctccgcCAAGGGACTCTCCACCGGGGAAAACGACGCCAACCCGCTTGTTGTTGATGGCAAGCTCTGCAAAGTCGGCAACAAGCGTA GAGGACATGATGCTGTGAAGACTATTGGGTATGTGACTGAAGATGAAGATAGTAAGCATAGTAAAAAGACGAGGACAGGTGATCCAG GATGTGGAGTGCCCAGCTACAATGGAATTTGCTCCAAGAGAAAGCAATTGCCGGAAGACTTAAACTTGCTCAAGAAGCTAAAAATTAATGAAACTAACCCCG ATAACAAAGGAAGAAGCAGAGACCTATGCAACAATATCTCAAACACGAAAACCCAATTTGGATGCAGCTACACAAGCGGACAAGCGAAGCGAATGAGAGAAGATGAGGCAGTCGAAGTCTCTCCCTGGAAAAAAATGAGATGA